The nucleotide sequence ACCAAGGCTCTTGCCGCGTTCACGGTGGGGATGATGAAGGACTTGTTCATGACCTATTCGATTTTGCTTCCTGTGCTGCTCGTGTTTCTGGCGACAGTCTTTGAGATATTGCTGCACCATGGCGCGCTGATAATTCTTGGGCAGGAGCAGCTACCACCTTTCAAATTGGACGCGGTTTTTGCCGAATCGTTTTTCAACGTTTTTGCCGTGCTGATCGTTTATCCATTTATTCGGCGTTTCAAGTTTTTACAGAAGGATGAGTCTGTCATCTTTGCCAGGCCGA is from Candidatus Anoxymicrobium japonicum and encodes:
- the mreD gene encoding rod shape-determining protein MreD, with translation MSRNHQIFLMVVVAFAFVLQLSVIPQLNLLSVAPDLILVVAVVVAVQEGPIAGAIVGFAGGMLQDIASPQVMGMSALTKALAAFTVGMMKDLFMTYSILLPVLLVFLATVFEILLHHGALIILGQEQLPPFKLDAVFAESFFNVFAVLIVYPFIRRFKFLQKDESVIFARPNRR